The sequence below is a genomic window from Cryobacterium arcticum.
CCAACGGCGGGTCTGGTGCCCGAAGTGCACGCCGCTGTCGAGCAGCTGGCGAATGGTTACGACGGCCATGAGCCGTACTCCTTATCTGACGAATCTGCGCAGCAGAAAACGCCCATCGGTTTGTGTCGTGATCGGATGACCACTACTCCTGGTGCCCGGCGCACGACCCGCCCGTCTTCTTGCGAAGTCAGGACCGAATGGGTGTGTTGGCCGAATGGGCACGCGTAGTCAGCGCACAAAGCGCTGCTCAGAGAACTCTAGCACCAGCCCGGCCCCGTCCGTGGACGGCTCGGCCCCTCCACAGTCGAGTTCGCCACCGCCGTGTGCACAGGTTCAGCTTTGGTGACCTGCCGTCGCCCCGCCGCGTCCAGTCTCGGTGTATGACATCCTCCACGCTGACCCTCCCGCTCATCCGCCGCATGGGGCTGACAGTCGCGGCCGCTCTGACCCTGTTGCTCAGCCCATCCGTGCCGGAACCGGCACCCGCAGCCGCAGCCGCAGCCGCAGCCGCAGCCGCAGCCGCGCCACGGTCAGCCGCCCGCGCGCCCGAAGCTAATCCCGCTTCCGCAGCTGCAACGGCTACCGCATCCCTCGTGGTGTGGACCTGGCCGGTCGGACCGCCGCACGATCAGCTCCGCCCCTTCGAAGCTCCGAGCAGCCGCTTTGCCGCCGGGCACCGCGGCATCGATCTGGTGGCCCAGGCCGGGTCGCCGGTGCGCGCCCCCGCCGACGGCGTCGTCTCCTTCGCCGGCACCGTGGTCGACCGGCCGGTGCTGTCGATCCAGCACGGCGACGACCTGATCTCGAGTTTCGAACCGGTCGCGGCCACCGTGGCCACGGGCGAGCGGGTGAGGGCAGGGCAGGTGGTGGGGATTGTGGCGTCGGGGGCGCACTGCTCGGATCGCTGCGTGCACTTCGGGGTGCGCCGGCACGGTCAGTACATCTCGCCCGTGCTGTTTCTCGGCGGAATCGCGCGGGCCGTCCTGCTTCCCCTGCCGCCGACCGGCCCTGTCCCCCAGCCGCCCCGCTGACCTGCCACCGCCTCTGCGGGTCAGGCCCGGGGGTGGGCCAGGCGGTAGCTCTGCTGGAGGCGCTCCGCCGAGACGTGGGTGTAGATCTGGGTGGTGCCGAGGCTCGCGTGACCGAGCATCTCCTGCACGGCGCGCAGGTCGGCGCCACCGTCGAGCAGGTGGGTGGCCGCTGTGTGCCGCAGGGCGTGCGGGCCGGCCGGTCCGGTACCGGGCATCGACTCGAGCAGCGCGGCGACGGTCCGGTACACCGCGCGCACTCCCAGGCGCTGCTGGTGCCGGCCGAGGAACAGCGCCGTGGTGGGCCCGGTTCCGGCCGGAGCAGTGGCAGCGGCGAGGGCCGGCCGCGCGGTGTCCAGATAGCGCAGCAGCGCCTTCTGCGCCGGCACCCCGAACGGCACGACGCGCTCCTTGCTTCCCTTACCCGTCACGCGCACGGTCAGACGGGACGGATCCACGTCTGCAATGTCCAACCCGACCAGTTCGGACACGCGCAACGCCGAGGCGTACAGCAACTCGATGACGGCCAGGTCCCGGATCGCGGCAGGGTCACCCGTGTCAGCGGCGAGCTGGAGCCGGTCAAGGAGTTCCTGCATCTGGGTGCGGTTGATCACCCGAGGCAGGGTGCGGCCGGGCTTCGGTGAGCGCAGCCGCACCGCGGGGTCGCTGGCCAGGGTGCCCTCTCGGGTCAGCCAGGCGGTGAATCCCCGAGCGGACGCGGAGCGGCGGGCGATCGTGGCGCGGGCCAGGCCTGCCTCGGTTCCGGTCCACAGCCAGTCGCGCAGTAGCTCGAGGCCGAGTTCGTGGACCTCGGTCGCCCCGCGTTCCTCGGCGAAGGTCGCCAGCCCGGCCAGGTCCGCGCCATAGGCGCGCACGGTATTGGCGGAGAACCCCCGCTCCGTCGTGAGGTAGCGAGCGAAGGCATCGATCGCCCGGTCCAGGTTCATGCTTCCAGCATCCCCTGCCCGGACCTGGATCGCGGCAGCGACGCGGGTATCCACGGCGGGCATCCGTTCGGGGTCAGATCGTGTGCCGGGAGAACGCCTCGAGGCGGTCGGGTGCGCTGAGCGCCTCCATCCGTGCCAGGTAGGCGGGATCGAAGCGGGTGACCACGTCGAACGCGCCCAGAGGAACCGTCGAGTGCACCACCTGGTCGGCATAGACGTGCACGAGATTGATCGACTGTCCGCCGTCCACGCCGGTGAGCTGGCGGGGCGGGGCGGCCACGTCGATCGTGTAACAGGTGGCTGCCGCGACCGAGACCGGGATCCCGGCGAACAGCCCGGTGGTGGCGTAGTGCAGGTGCCCGCCGAGGATCGCGCGCACGTCGCTGCCCGCCAGGACCTCGGCGAGGGCGGCCTGCTCGCGGAGCTCCAGGATCGTCATCAGGGGCAACGCCGTGGGCACCGGCGGGTGGTGCAGCGCGAGCAGGGAGCCGAATTCGGCGGGCTCGCTCAGCACCTCCGTCAGCCAGGCGAGCTGCCCGGCGGTGATCTCGCCGTGGTGGTACCCGGGCACCGTCGTGTCCAGCGTGATGAGTCTCAGGCCGTTGAGGTCGGCCACGGCGTCAATGGGAGCGTCGTGGGCCTCGACGCGCAGTAGCTCGGTGCGGAATGCCTGGCGCTCGTCGTGGTTGCCCATCACCCAGATCAGTTCGGCGCCCATCCTCTCGGTTGACGCCTCGACGATGTCGCGCACGCGGCGGTAGGCATCCGGTTCGCCGCGGTCGGCGATGTCCCCCGTGAAGACCAGTGCGTCGATCGGAAGGCCGGACGCCTCCAGCTGTGCCATCGCCCGGTGCACCGTGCTGTCGGTGTCGACGGCGTCGTAGAGCAGGCGTCCGGAGCCGTCGGACGCGGTGCCGAGGAAGTGGGTGTCGCTGAGGTGGGCGATGAGGTGGGTGGCGGCCGGGTACTGCCCCAGCTGCACGGCGGGACTCTCGTCGCGCTCGGTGGCGCGAGCAGACGAACGCCCGGCAGGACTCGGCCCGGGCTGCGCTGGTGCCGGCGCTGACATCTGCGCGTTCGTCGGTGTGGTGTCCGTCATCGGCTGGCCCCTCGCCCTCTCGGCTGACCCGGCGCGTGGTGCGCCACGGTCTCTCCCCATCACCCTAAACGCCCCCACCGACCTCCCCCGGCAGCCGCACGCGCAGCCGCGCCCGCCGCCGCACCCGCAACTGGTCCCGCAACTGGTCCCGGTGCGGACATCCGGTCCCGGTGCGACGGCGCCACCTGTCCGGATGGGGAGCAGTTGGCAGACGGGGCGCTGCGGGGAGGTGACGCAGGGGCCGGGAACGCAAGCCCGCTCAGGTGACCCGCACCCAGCCGGTAGCGCGCTCCCGCACGGATCCCTCCAGATCGAGGGTGCCGAGGGCGCCGAGCACCGCGGCCGTCGAGAGCCCGGACCGCCGGGCGACCTCGGCCGGCACGCGTGGCGCCCGCACGCTCAGGGCGTCGAAGACCCGGATCTGATCGCTCGTGCGCTCCCGCGGCCCGGCACCGCCCACAGCTCCGCCCGCGCCGGGCAGGTCGAGCTCGGGGTCGACCCCCACTCCGATCAGCTCGGCCATCTCGGCGGCCGTGGTCACGCAGATGGCGTCGTAGTCGCGCAGCAGCCGGTGACAGCCGGCCGAGGTGGGCGAGGTGACGGGTCCGGGGACGGCTCCCAGCGGGCGCCCGAGGGCGGCCGCGTGCCCCGCCAGGCTGTTTAGGGATAGCCTCTAGCCATGGCAACAACTGGTCAAGCAAGCTGCGTCATCTACGTTCGAATGTCGCAGGATCGTAGCGGCGAAGAATTGGGTGTCGAGCGGCACGAAAAAGATTGCCAGCAACTCGCGAAGAAGCTCAACTTGACGGTCGATCACGTCTATAGCGACAACGACCAGAGTGCGACCAACGGCAAGCGGCGCCCAGAGTTCGAGGCAATGCTGGCGGCAAAACCGAGGGTAATTATTGCCTGGCATCAAGACCGACTGCTGCGACTCACGAAAGACCTTGAGCGAGTCATGGACGTGGGCAGCAAGGTCTACTTTGTCACCTCGGCCGAGAACGGTCTTGACCTATTGTCGCCAGCTGGCCGAGCGGTTGCCCGCACCCTCGCTGCCTGGGCCCAGTATGAAGGTGAGCAGAAGCGCCTGCGCCAACTGTCCAAGAACGTGCAGCTCGCCGGCCATGGTCACTGGCAGTTCAGTCTCCGGCCCTTTGGCTACGAGAGGACTGGCGGAAAGATCGTGCAGGTGCCGGCGGAGGCCGCGGTCATCCAGGAGGGGTACGAAAGAGTACTCAAGGGTGCGAGCTACCGTCAGCTCGCAGTTGACTGGAATAGCCGTGGCATCAAACCCCTGCTCGGTCAGCAGTGGCAAGGCTCCCGCGTCCAGCGTCTACTCGAGAACTCGCACTATGGCGGCGTCCCTACCTACAAGGGTCAAGAGGTCGACCTGGACGAGGGTAAGGCCATTCAATGGACGCCAATCCTTACCCCGAGACAGTGGAAGGACTTTCGTGAGCTGAAGATGAATCGCAAGCGGAAGCGCTCGTGGGCGGTGACACCCAAGCACCTCATGAGTGGGATGCTGACATGCGGTGTCTGCGGCGGCCAGATGTTTAGCCATGCCCAGGACGTGACGACTCGAAACAATACCCTGAACGCGAGAGGGAACCCCGTCCGGGTGCCGGCCCTTCGCGAGGACGGTACGCGGCTGAAAAGGACCACCTACGTCTGCGTCGACAAGCATTGCGCGTCCATTCGGGGTGAGTACGTCGATGCCCTCGTGAGAGCGGTCGTCTTGAAGAAGCTGGCAGACGAACGAGTCACGATGGCTTTGCGGCCCAACGATGAGGCCACCCCGTTGCAGGACGAGGTCGCCGATCTGCAGCGGCGTCGTGACGATGTCACTGACCTTGTCGGCGAGGGGATTATGGACAAAGCGAAGGCACGGGAAAAGCTCGCGGACCTGACCGAGAAAATCGGGCGAACCCAGGCGCGCCTCGCCGCAATCAGGGCGGAGTCGCCCCTGAGCGACATCCGGCTTGCTGAGTCCATTCCGGAACGTTGGGATGCACTGGAGGTGTTGGAAAGGCGCAGGATTATCGCAGACCTAGGACTGCGATTGACCATCAATCCGGCCGCCAAAGGTGCACGCGGCATCGATCCAGACACTGACACTAAGTACACCGAGCGCGCATGGGCGTTACGGCGTATCCAATGGGTCATTCCTGAGGATTGAGCCTCGAGCCAAACGACGATGGCTTCTTGCGCTCACTCGCAAGGCACCAAAGCACTTCGATCGCTGACGTCGCAGACAGAACGCCTGCAACGCGGCAGTGATGGGGCGCGCGCACTCGTTGCCGGGGGCCGATGCATGCCATCAGTAATTCTCGCCGTGTCCGTGAAGCCGCCGGCCGACACGTTCATCATTCAGCAGCACAGACCTTCAAAATATGCTGGTATATCAGCATTTGACATCCTAGGCATGCGTAAGTATGTTCGAGATGGCCCGAATAACATAAGGGCAGAGAACACCCTCGAAGTGCACTAGAAATCATCACCTCGACGTTCGATTTACGAGTGGACGAGCACCGTCGGTGCACGACCGCCAAGCAACCGCTAATAGGTTCGGCGACTCGGTCCCTTGAAAGTAACCAAACTTTTGAGGTTGACTATGCCCCCCACAATCACCAACATGCGGCCCGCCGTGTACACCGACATTCGTCTCGACCTTGCAGAGGCTTCCGAGATGCGCAACGAACGCGGCGAACGCCGGTTCGGATCGATGTACACCATCCGACGACGGGTGAAGGACGGCACGCTCCCCTACGAGCGCGTCGGAATCAAGTACTACGTGCGCCTGTCCGCACTCGAAGCGCTGGAGTGCATGAATGTCTCCACCGACCGGGCCACAGCCGCAATCGCTGAGTTGGAGATCGCAGCCAATCGTGTGCTTGCGTTCAGCGGCCCGCTCTCCGACGAGCAGTGCGACCGCATCGCTGCACGTCTTAAGGGGGCCGCGTGATGACCGAGAAGAGTGAGCTCCGCCATATCGGCCGCAGGATCACCTGCATGGATGCGCGGCTCCCCGAGGACCTGATTGGTGGCCTTCGATGATCTCCGCAGTGGGCGCAAGGCGTTCGCTGGACGTCTGGCGGGCCTATGGCGCGCATGAATGTCCGCAAGCCTTCGGCCCGCGGCGTTGCTCGCTGGTGGTGATGAACTGCATTGACACCGGGGTGTTTGAGGTCTTCCTCTCTCAACCGGTGAAGTACTAGGACGTGGGACGCATCTGGGACCTGCTCTGAACCAGGATCTCAAACGCTTTCCCGCTTACCAGAGCGAGTTCCTACGTTCGGCCGCGCGCAGAGGGCGTGGCCGCCCCGTTTGAGGAAACCGTCGTACAACGGCCGGTTGCAAACCCTGCACGATGGGTTCGACGTCCGGTGTATCGTGGGGCTCTCGTCCCGCGCTGTGCGTTCCATCAGTAAGGTTCTCTGGCGCAGAGCGTCTTGGTGTACCCACTCATTCCTGCGTTTAACTTCGGCCAGATTATTCGTCTGAAACTCTTCGAGTAGATCGCTCGTCAGGCCTGATCCCGCCAGGCGAAAGTGCCCCATTGAAGTTCAGAGCGAGTCAGCCGGAGCCCGGAATGTCTACTGTGGCGCGAGCTGTGTCGCCTTCAGCACCATGCCCTCTCGAGACTGCGGTCCCGAGCTGCTGGGTATATGGGTTGAGCCAAAGGAGCGGTAGTCCGCTCGCGACAACAGCTTCGTGCGTCGGCGAAAGCCTCACCTCGTTCCAATCCTCATTGTCCACGTTGACCTGCGTACCAGCGGACACCGCTCTTTCCCGAATCATGGCTCCCAATTCCCGCGTAGTCTCAAGATGCCTATCGATGTCGCTACATGACAAGACGTAGAGGCACCCCTGCTAGCCTCCTAGCGTGGAAAAGACAACTCGGGAAGTGCTTCTTGAACGCCTGACGGTTGTGCGGGCGCTCCTCGCGGCTCGAACGAAGATCGGGGCCACCATGGCAATTGTCATGGACTCTGACACCGCCGAAGCCGCCGTGACGGGCATCGCTGAGTTACTCGAAACCACTGACACGGCGGCGCGGGTTGTCTTCAACACTCCGATCCGGGTGTATCAGATGCATCCAGTCGATTTGCTAAGCATCGAAGCGAACGAGTTGGTGGTGGCCCTCGACCACGCTCAGGACTGATACCGGGCGTGTGTGGGGCTTGCAAAGATCTTGTAGCTGTAGCTGTTCCACAGCCGTGAGAACTGTGCGCCGACCGGATCTCCCTGGACGGTAAAGGCAACACGCCATTCGAGGTGGTACTGGGTGCCCACTGCGCTCCCCTGCTGGAAGTTTGCAAAGTTGATTTGCTTCGCTGTTCCCGGGTACGACCCGAGGCTGCAGTTAGCCCAATCGTACAAAGGCTGATCGAAAGGCGCTATCTCGTAGTACGTCGTGCACTTGCTCTCCTGGAACGAGACCGCCGATCCTTGATACGTGTACACGCTTCCGGCAAGACTCACCCCGTCGGTGGAATAGTAAAAGAGCTCCTGCCACAGATTGAAGTTAGTGCGACCGATCGCGGTGCAGTTCGAAACGCTCGTGCAATAGCCATAAGCGACGTCCACGTACAACTCCCAGTTCACGTCTCCTGAGAGCTGACCGTCAGAGTATTTCGTGCCCAGCGGCCGCATGACCCCGTCGCTGCTCATCTTTTCGGCTGCCGCGCCAGCCGTCCCAGAATCAGGCGCGTCAAGCACTTCTTGCAATGACTGGGTCGTTTCGGTACTGACACTGCCAGACAGGTTTTCCAGGAATTCCCCAGCACGTTCGTCGTCACCATTGAGCGCCAAGGCTCGTATGCCCTCGGTGAGAGGATCTTCGCTTTCGCTGGCCACGAATGTGATGCACTCGGCGTCTTTGAACATGTCAGGGGTGCAGACCGCGGACTCATCCGCGGACGCAGAAGTGCTCCCTCCGAACGCCACGAACG
It includes:
- a CDS encoding tyrosine recombinase XerC, with translation MNLDRAIDAFARYLTTERGFSANTVRAYGADLAGLATFAEERGATEVHELGLELLRDWLWTGTEAGLARATIARRSASARGFTAWLTREGTLASDPAVRLRSPKPGRTLPRVINRTQMQELLDRLQLAADTGDPAAIRDLAVIELLYASALRVSELVGLDIADVDPSRLTVRVTGKGSKERVVPFGVPAQKALLRYLDTARPALAAATAPAGTGPTTALFLGRHQQRLGVRAVYRTVAALLESMPGTGPAGPHALRHTAATHLLDGGADLRAVQEMLGHASLGTTQIYTHVSAERLQQSYRLAHPRA
- a CDS encoding M23 family metallopeptidase, with the protein product MTSSTLTLPLIRRMGLTVAAALTLLLSPSVPEPAPAAAAAAAAAAAAAPRSAARAPEANPASAAATATASLVVWTWPVGPPHDQLRPFEAPSSRFAAGHRGIDLVAQAGSPVRAPADGVVSFAGTVVDRPVLSIQHGDDLISSFEPVAATVATGERVRAGQVVGIVASGAHCSDRCVHFGVRRHGQYISPVLFLGGIARAVLLPLPPTGPVPQPPR
- a CDS encoding recombinase family protein; the encoded protein is MATTGQASCVIYVRMSQDRSGEELGVERHEKDCQQLAKKLNLTVDHVYSDNDQSATNGKRRPEFEAMLAAKPRVIIAWHQDRLLRLTKDLERVMDVGSKVYFVTSAENGLDLLSPAGRAVARTLAAWAQYEGEQKRLRQLSKNVQLAGHGHWQFSLRPFGYERTGGKIVQVPAEAAVIQEGYERVLKGASYRQLAVDWNSRGIKPLLGQQWQGSRVQRLLENSHYGGVPTYKGQEVDLDEGKAIQWTPILTPRQWKDFRELKMNRKRKRSWAVTPKHLMSGMLTCGVCGGQMFSHAQDVTTRNNTLNARGNPVRVPALREDGTRLKRTTYVCVDKHCASIRGEYVDALVRAVVLKKLADERVTMALRPNDEATPLQDEVADLQRRRDDVTDLVGEGIMDKAKAREKLADLTEKIGRTQARLAAIRAESPLSDIRLAESIPERWDALEVLERRRIIADLGLRLTINPAAKGARGIDPDTDTKYTERAWALRRIQWVIPED
- a CDS encoding phosphodiesterase yields the protein MTDTTPTNAQMSAPAPAQPGPSPAGRSSARATERDESPAVQLGQYPAATHLIAHLSDTHFLGTASDGSGRLLYDAVDTDSTVHRAMAQLEASGLPIDALVFTGDIADRGEPDAYRRVRDIVEASTERMGAELIWVMGNHDERQAFRTELLRVEAHDAPIDAVADLNGLRLITLDTTVPGYHHGEITAGQLAWLTEVLSEPAEFGSLLALHHPPVPTALPLMTILELREQAALAEVLAGSDVRAILGGHLHYATTGLFAGIPVSVAAATCYTIDVAAPPRQLTGVDGGQSINLVHVYADQVVHSTVPLGAFDVVTRFDPAYLARMEALSAPDRLEAFSRHTI